In one window of Plasmodium cynomolgi strain B DNA, chromosome 13, whole genome shotgun sequence DNA:
- a CDS encoding hypothetical protein (putative), with translation MTEESSPKGDVETSGKSPPRDNSKKCKYAYKRRELEGGPEAEGGDEHDRSLKKINSSRNISEETKPPDLLINYYYEWEDIPTVSRLPYGLVGKEKDALWKRCVRSVGIGLGGEEANVKCEPQGEEANVKCEPQGDEANVKCDTLGSRDELRLAGGAPDAQPIEGELGERATEGAARSGGDFLATLVYEDIVEYIYKIEKRGSKLRCATGPVAGVAGIAANVENATDTVNTANAENATDTANAANGANAANAANGANATNAANGANAAQPPRGDCPTGAARHSVDREDGEANWVDDFVTLTNIQILAKNTKLFTAWGRLEIVLPYITSQCGSPRSCLCKKSFLTMKHLCMSIKGDKLNICRYFVKSFPYVVRKMDSKNHFLDECACQLIDHFMKHSSGVNDYEMLRVMCSFSDNKNASIIKKLSFFVYLFLKNLPTSELVSLPVRDFAHCFLHFINAKLEETKKYMKQTFTLLLTVHSEDDLVSFLLDGAPKKGNVLFLEREIRAFLRSRSCGDACEPLKKKYATFHQFRNSKSLSKAPKTSSFVL, from the coding sequence ATGACAGAGGAGAGCTCTCCAAAAGGTGACGTGGAAACGAGTGGGAAATCTCCCCCAAGGGACAACTCTAAGAAGTGCAAGTACGCCTATAAGCGAAGAGAGCTGGAAGGGGGTccagaagcagaagggggagacGAACACGATaggagtttaaaaaaaattaattcaagTAGGAATATCTCAGAGGAGACAAAGCCACCTGACCTACTCATAAATTATTACTACGAATGGGAGGACATCCCAACAGTTAGCAGATTGCCTTATGGTTTAGTTGGAAAGGAGAAAGATGCTCTGTGGAAAAGGTGCGTGCGAAGTGTGGGTATCggtttggggggggaagaagcgaatgTGAAGTGTGAACCccagggggaagaagcgaatgTGAAGTGTGAACCCCAGGGGGATGAAGCGAATGTGAAGTGTGATACCCTGGGGAGCAGAGACGAGTTGAGATTGGCTGGTGGTGCGCCGGATGCTCAGCCCATCGAGGGGGAACTCGGGGAACGCGCCACCGAGGGTGCAGCGCGCAGCGGGGGCGACTTCCTGGCGACCCTCGTATACGAGGACATCGTGGAgtacatttacaaaattgagaagCGGGGGTCCAAGCTGAGGTGCGCCACTGGCCCCGTCGCGGGAGTCGCGGGAATCGCGGCAAATGTGGAAAACGCAACAGACACGGTAAACACAGCAAACGCGGAAAATGCAACAGACACGGCAAACGCGGCAAATGGGGCAAACGCGGCAAACGCGGCAAATGGGGCAAACGCGACAAACGCGGCAAATGGGGCAAACGCGGCGCAACCCCCCCGTGGAGATTGCCCCACGGGGGCTGCCCGGCACAGCGTCGACCGGGAGGATGGAGAAGCCAATTGGGTCGACGACTTCGTCACACTGACTAACATACAAATATTGGCAAAAAACACCAAGCTATTTACAGCATGGGGAAGGTTAGAGATTGTGCTTCCATACATAACGAGTCAGTGTGGAAGTCCACGATCGTGTTTGTGCAAAAAGAGCTTCTTAACGATGAAGCACCTTTGTATGAGCATTAAAGGTGACAAGCTAAATATATGTAGATATTTCGTGAAGTCGTTCCCTTATGTGGTTCGAAAGATGGACTCAAAGAACCACTTCTTGGATGAGTGTGCCTGTCAGCTGATCGATCATTTTATGAAACATAGCAGTGGAGTGAACGACTACGAAATGCTCAGAGTGATGTGTTCCTTCTCAgacaataaaaatgcatCCATTATTAAGAAGctatctttttttgtttatttatttttaaaaaatttacccaCTAGTGAGTTGGTCAGTCTACCTGTTCGAGATTTCGCACACTGCTTCCTGCACTTTATTAATGCCAAACTTGAGGAGACTAAAAAGTACATGAAGCAGACCTTTACGCTTCTCTTAACAGTACATAGTGAAGACGATTTagtttctttccttttggaTGGGGCtccgaaaaagggaaacgtATTATTCCTGGAGAGGGAGATACGGGCCTTCCTGCGGAGTAGAAGCTGCGGTGATGCTTGCGAGCCGCTTAAGAAGAAGTACGCCACGTTTCACCAGTTTAGGAATTCCAAGTCGCTGAGCAAGGCGCCCAAGACATCGTCCTTCGTTCT
- a CDS encoding hypothetical protein (putative), translating into MEVNMRLYIFLSHLGLAFILMYSFMKYNEFYSAVVYLSTEKFPRTIIYNFFLMIFIILCKLLLNIFIGELRYLEVEQLIDNARAFIMDTILFLVLSKPTINGKEVSSIILIKYLSIIVILKAYHLVLYSRVSHIFELGVPRTRVLVKLFLFMCLLSVANLTMFTYFYKYSLKNSTMYLWLFFESLSIFESCQISIFKFFVNIIDLRSANGLSSKATILFFLDILHDIMSLIIFLVFILVFILNNFSNLPLHMTADIIHVVKTLISRFKSFQRYRELTKNIETKFADATEEELKEVGTCIICRDDLKEGSKKLTCSHIFHVECLKSWFIQQQTCPICRTEIKPQNSKENAQNDAKQKEEEQQQQEEEEKKEQKINQLTIQEIITKASFLPSDKNSPYLNDPATASMFPPKEDDCVMFSENVEVKQRIKILADLCDYYRELCLTCLKEIDKINYTAVPANVMLRNIYGSLNYNVLNNAEEDEVKKYLTKISHVPQMSVFKSYLERVLIEDMKYTKEICSLM; encoded by the exons ATGGAGGTCAACATGCGTCTGTATATCTTCCTAAGCCACCTCGGGTTGGCCTTCATTTTAATGTACTCCTTCATGAAGTACAACGAGTTCTACTCAGCTGTGGTGTATCTGTCAACGGAGAAGTTCCCCAGGACG ATTATTTACAACTTTTTCTTGATGATTTTCATCATACTGTGCAAGCTTCTGTTGAACATATTTATTGGCGAGCTGAGATACCTGGAAGTGGAGCAGCTCATAGACAACGCCCGGGCGTTTATAATGGATACCATATTGTTTTTGGTTTTGTCCAAGCCCACAATAAATGGGAAGGAAGTATCCtccattattttaattaaatactTATCTATCATCGTTATTTTGAAGGCATACCACTTGGTCCTTTACTCCCGGGTTTCTCAC ATCTTCGAACTGGGGGTGCCCCGAACCCGAGTGCTGGTGAAGCTGTTCCTCTTCATGTGCCTCCTGTCAGTGGCCAACCTGACCATGTTTACCTACTTCTACAAATACTCGCTAAAAAATTCGACTATGTACCTGTGGCTGTTTTTCGAAAGCTTGAGCATATTCGAGTCCTGTCAAATATcgatatttaaattttttgtgaacataATCGACCTTAGATCAGCGAATGGATTATCCTCCAAAGcaaccattttatttttcctcgaCATCCTGCACGACATCATGAGCTTAATCATATTCTTGGTCTTCATCCTAGTGTTCATTCTCAATAATTTTAGCAACCTGCCACTACACATGACTGCAGACATTATACACGTTGTAAAAACGTTAATATCGAGATTTAAATCGTTTCAGAGGTACCGAGAGTTGACCAAGAATATCGAAACAAAATTTGCTGATGCGACGGAGGAAGAGTTAAAAGAAGTTGGTACGTGTATTATATGCAGGGACGACTTGAAGGAGGgctccaaaaaattaacctgCTCTCATATCTTTCATGTAGAGTGCCTAAAGTCGTGGTTCATTCAGCAGCAGACCTGCCCCATATGTAGAACAGAAATAAAGCCGCAGAATAGCAAAGAAAACGCGCAGAATGACGCCaaacaaaaggaggaagagcagcagcagcaagaggaggaagaaaaaaaagagcagaAAATAAATCAGCTAACCATACAGGAAATAATTACCAAggcttcttttcttcccagTGATAAGAATTCTCCCTACTTGAATGACCCTGCCACGGCCAGTATGTTCCCCCCCAAGGAGGACGACTGCGTCATGTTTAGCGAGAACGTGGAGGTCAAGCAGCGCATAAAGATTCTGGCTGACCTG TGCGACTATTACAGGGAGTTGTGCCTGACCTGCCTGAAGGAAATAGACAAAATCAACTATACCGCGGTGCCGGCGAATGTCATGCTGAGGAACATATACGGGTCGCTGAATTACAACGTGCTGAACAACGCGGAGGAAGACGAGGTTAAGAAGTATTTGACGAAAATTTCGCATGTGCCCCAGATGAGTGTGTTTAAGAGCTACCTGGAGAGGGTGCTGATCGAGGACATGAAGTACACCAAGGAGATTTGTTCGCTCATGTAG
- a CDS encoding hypothetical protein (putative): protein MPRPGASEVTFELCVEAPTKDVDEEKLKTLAKEQNGSYEDTNGDEQGKKLNDVLLGLNYHKKNVTNVTLLSLIKDATISFVAELEDELANYLQKEGNEFKEAYAKSMKLKRGKVLGSYKNGMMLNSHLNLDLGFEYNLNTKLGRKCKYRNLHHYHNLFVVLLKNHFFSKNFLRNLSEQNLSHSVDIRISVKTWLNNSKSILVLTVHKREKHVGNIHLILYPSKKVTSSLLHVYRKCYAGIVEKNPTQVEEKTNAGETKGKKKKNGKNAKNGKGADKGAEKGAEKEAEKGAEKGAEKGAEKGAEKGSGGRAIKSGEKTHAEEDQLRKKIKTLCTRRTILKRFILTECHLIECDNVIKRSVANVDAYRQAVKLLKLWCLNRRLLHSFSTRDEKSDNKLKQGERCKIGSFFHYTDINSFVLGLICSYVCYEQKLERCDAFLIFKKTISFLSSMDLCRYVYGYQNGVFTSSEREKGSCSSGPTEGPHLFLINSVYDPFQSIFFSLTELIEEAKKAEYSLRCGRIYELLAANYECFSVNYEEELMFPLLVSNHLHNYNEVVMALRRNLVRGLADRLGEVAVRLVRFCLHEGEAAGEAQEEQEKQGEHVGQVAGGANGYNGAGATGEEGRRAANPGSLPQSLFHDVLLTCKRRRGEAVDPAAAGQKDGSKKTLPREKTLPREKTLLRKKTLIGVTFFLKTNNVMRLMDISKELYTPEGTSAFKRFWGDRATIRRFENNTIFEVVQWKRPATRLLRKKRALSSGVASGVPGGDGSESEEEDQNVGNPFFEVLFSQLYEGKAPSVHVQAIKSILRMLRYNEAASLQQGLHERINSLKNDDAIHLCSGKKVKKKTFFVYLSSPLLMKDAQFTYYKNISDLYNEVKNILYSLSEKLFTVCNVTSSSDLLKMTDLGYKKNQKKIIDIVVDIKFNSVNYKNAQNFFRIYESAKGIICNKISIEGKKFFSKVENKNFCLDISSKLILFRLHIFVSKVMERNLIQVTNLDDVRIENVDYMKKIKNYIFKPLVSSFVYFYSTKFSSFHLSVKICKLWFMSKGIWCCDELVENVLFYIYTQEFRIHARRNTFFLQKGLPGSNTPHAQFLRWSSLYRRITRAEKAEQRIYYRALCEREKISVGGNATGVTSASESAEEDNSPLIISTPSQKGPVEMRKDGPKAAAYSAKGKKGNNNVHQIGKSKKEDVSSGTIAAADTLGDPLDAIGGGDEFLDSFSICPKTTLITFLSFLVSYDWQNKPLIMDYDNCLKEEHKIKLINSFHARKKNKQVNKNFWICSLYDPHCLLINLPHQLYDLILSEARKSLEMIKKLENNFERENWISLFLIERRNYDIILNFHRPEKSLSLLKQKIRHAEDAGGVGGGAAGDTATAGGCRPARIHP from the exons ATGCCACGCCCGGGAGCGAGTGAAGTGACGTTCGAGCTGTGCGTGGAGGCCCCCACGAAAGACGTAGACGAAGAAAAACTGAAGACCCTAGCGAAAGAGCAGAATGGCAGTTACGAAGATACGAACGGTGATGAACAGGGGAAAAAGCTAAACGATGTATTACTAGGATTgaattatcataaaaaaaacgtcaccAATGTTACTCTCCTGTCACTTATTAAAGATGCAACGATCAGCTTTGTAGCAGAGTTAGAAGACGAGCTAGCCAATTACTTGCAGAAGGAGGGAAACGAATTTAAAGAGGCATACGCAAAAAGTATGAAATTGAAGAGAGGAAAAGTTCTCGGAAGTTACAAAAACGGCATGATGCTCAATAGTCATCTCAACTTAGATCTCGGATTcgaatataatttaaatacaAAGTTGGGAAGAAAATGCAAGTATAGGAACCTGCATCACTATCACAACCTATTCGTTGTCTTACTAAAgaaccattttttctccaaaaattttttacgcaaTTTAAGCGAACAGAATTTATCACACAGTGTAGATATTCGAATCAGTGTGAAAACGTGGCTAAATAATTCAAAGTCAATTTTGGTCCTGACTGtacacaaaagggagaagcatGTTGGGAACATCCACCTGATTCTTTATCCCTCGAAGAAGGTCACCTCGAGTCTGCTACATGTGTACAGAAAGTGTTATGCAGGCATAGTGGAGAAGAACCCCACGCAGGtagaggaaaaaacgaatgcgGGGGAGaccaaagggaagaaaaaaaaaaatggaaaaaacgcCAAGAATGGAAAGGGGGCAGATAAGGGAGCGGAAAAGGgagcagaaaaggaagcggAAAAGGGAGCGGAAAAGGGAGCGGAAAAGGGAGCGGAAAAGGGAGCGGAAAAGGGTAGCGGCGGACGGGCAATCAAATcgggagaaaaaacacatgcaGAGGAAGATCAactgaggaaaaaaataaaaactctGTGTACTAGAAGaaccattttgaaaaggtTTATACTCACGGAGTGTCACCTGATCGAGTGCGACaatgtaataaaaaggagTGTTGCCAATGTAGATGCGTACAGGCAAGCTGTTAAATTACTCAAGTTATGGTGCCTTAACAGGAGATTATTGCATAGTTTTTCCACTCGGGATGAAAAGAGTGACAACAAACTTAAACAGGGAGAGAGGTGTAAAATTGGCAGCTTCTTCCACTACACGGATATTAACTCCTTTGTACTGGGACTGATCTGCAGCTACGTCTGTTATGAACAGAAGCTGGAGAGATGCGACgccttcctcatttttaagaaaacaATTAGCTTCTTAAGCAGCATGGATTTGTGTCGTTATGTGTATGGATATCAGAACGGAGTGTTTACTTCTTCGGAGAGAGAGAAGGGGAGCTGTTCATCAGGACCAACAGAGGGGCCACACCTTTTTTTGATTAATTCAGTGTATGACCCATTtcagtccatttttttctcgctgACTGAACTGATTGAGGAAGCGAAGAAGGCAGAGTACTCTCTGCGTTGCGGAAGAATATACGAATTGTTGGCAGCGAATTATGAGTGCTTCTCCGTGAACTACGAGGAGGAGTTGATGTTCCCCCTGCTGGTGAGCAACCACCTACACAACTACAACGAGGTGGTGATGGCCTTGCGGCGCAACTTGGTGCGCGGCTTGGCCGACCGCTTGGGCGAGGTGGCCGTCCGCCTGGTGCGCTTTTGCCTCCACGAGGGGGAGGCGGCGGGGGAAGcgcaggaggagcaggagaAGCAGGGGGAGCACGTGGGGCAGGTAGCGGGTGGGGCGAACGGGTACAACGGAGCCGGTGCTACGGGTGAGGAGGGCCGCCGCGCCGCCAACCCGGGCAGCCTCCCGCAGAGCCTCTTCCACGACGTGCTGCTCACGTGTAAGCGGCGCCGAGGAGAAGCTGTGGACCCCGCGGCGGCTGGGCAAAAGGATGGATCGAAGAAAACCCTACCGAGGGAGAAAACCCTACCGAGGGAGAAAACCCTGCTGAGGAAGAAAACCCTAATAGGAGTGACCTTCTTCCTGAAGACGAACAACGTCATGCGGCTTATGGATATCTCCAAGGAGCTGTACACCCCCGAGGGGACCTCCGCATTTAAACGTTTCTGGGGAGACAGAGCAACCATTAGGAGATTCGAAAACAACACCATTTTTGAGGTGGTTCAGTGGAAGAGGCCCGCCACGAGATTGCTTAGGAAGAAGAGAGCCCTCTCAAGCGGTGTGGCAAGCGGTGTGCCAGGCGGT GATGGCAGCGAAagcgaggaggaggaccaGAACGTGGGGAACCCCTTCTTTGAGGTCCTGTTCAGTCAGCTGTACGAGGGAAAAGCCCCATCAGTACACGTGCAGGCAATTAAGAGTATCCTACGCATGCTGAGGTACAACGAAGCAGCCAGTCTGCAGCAGGGACTACACGAAAGAATTAACTCtctaaaaaatgatgacgcAATTCACCTCTGCAGTgggaaaaaggtaaaaaaaaaaacctttttcGTGTATCTCTCCTCCCCATTGTTAATGAAAGATGCACAATTCACctactataaaaatattagcgATTTATACAAcgaagtgaaaaatattttgtacagtCTGAGTGAGAAACTCTTTACTGTATGTAACGTTACCAGCTCGAGTGATTTACTCAAAATGACAGATTtgggatataaaaaaaaccaaaaaaaaataattgacaTTGTTGTTGATATAAAATTCAATAGTGTGAATTACAAAAACGCACAGAATTTCTTTCGTATATATGAAAGTGCTAAGGGGATAATATGTAATAAGATATCTAtcgagggaaaaaaatttttttcaaaagtagaaaataaaaatttttgtcttGATATTTCCTCGAAGTTAATTCTGTTCAGactgcatatttttgtaagtAAAGTTATGGAGAGGAATCTCATCCAGGTGACTAACCTCGATGATGTTAGAATTGAGAATGTAGATTATAtgaagaagataaagaattatatttttaaaccgTTGGTTTCatcatttgtttatttttattcaactAAATTTTCATCCTTTCATTTGTCTGTGAAGATATGCAAGCTTTGGTTTATGTCCAAGGGTATATGGTGCTGTGATGAGTTGGTAGAGAACGtacttttttacatatacaCGCAAGAGTTTAGAATACACGCTAGGAggaatactttttttttgcagaaaggTCTACCAGGAAGCAACACCCCACATGCACAGTTCCTACGGTGGAGTAGTCTTTACAGGAGAATCACCCGTGCGGAGAAGGCGGAACAGCGTATCTACTACCGTGCCCTCTGCGAGAGGGAGAAAATCTCCGTGGGGGGAAATGCCACAGGTGTCACCAGCGCAAGTGAGAGCGCGGAGGAGGACAACAGCCCTCTTATCATCAGCACTCCCTCGCAGAAGGGCCCAGTGGAAATGAGGAAGGACGGTCCCAAAGCTGCTGCCTACAGTgctaagggaaaaaagggaaacaacaACGTACATCAGATAGGCAAGTCGAAGAAGGAAGACGTCTCATCAGGAACGATAGCAGCAGCTGACACATTGGGTGACCCCCTAGATGCCATTGGTGGAGGAGATGAATTCTTGGACTCCTTTTCGATATGCCCCAAAACGACACTAATTACATTCTTGTCCTTCCTCGTTAGCTACGATTGGCAGAACAAGCCCCTCATCATGGACTATGACAACTGCCTCAAGGaggaacataaaattaaattaataaactCCTTTcatgcgagaaaaaaaaataagcaagtgaacaaaaatttttggatCTGTTCACTGTATGACCCCCACTGTCTGCTCATCAATCTACCCCACCAGTTGTACGACCTTATTCTGTCCGAAGCGAGGAAGTCTCtcgaaatgataaaaaaattggaaaataattttgagcGGGAGAATTGGATATCCCTTTTTCTCATAGAGAGAAGGAACTACGATATCATTTTGAATTTCCACCGTCCGGAGAAGTCCCTAAGTTTGTTGAAGCAGAAAATAAGACATGCGGAAGATGCGGGGGGTGTTGGAGGGGGTGCGGCAGGGGACACAGCAACGGCGGGGGGGTGCAGGCCGGCTCGAATCCACCCa
- a CDS encoding DnaJ domain containing protein (putative): MDGSFIPKELVGKDIYQVLGLTFEDAGKDNIKNLIRKRYLKCALILHPDKLDAQQKEKLFFKRKLEAREREMANGGGKKKWTNSGAGWTNSGAEWTHGGTEWPHGGKSGDPTASSYRNGKKSRKKKNAQQEAALREQNNLKKIKKQNEDFVRRHSAHPGQRNHQKGVREGEDAGERDERDKRGKRGQRDERAERNERAERNERAERNERAERNERAERDERDRAIEIYLHNYPHNVDLLQRYIEQKELLTFFLDFNFQKYYLNKNEEETQSERKVGLFSFSHRSEAIRAYLHFKKNGKHIDRNFKLRLAVPCKEGGEVRSEGEVRSEEEVRSEEEGLQKGRANETAEKDNVDRMMNEMVDELDRMFSF, translated from the exons ATGGATGGGTCATTCATCCCCAAGGAGCTGGTCGGGAAGGACATTTATCAAGTCTTGGGTCTCACCTTCGAGGACGCAGGGAAGGACAACATAAAAAACTTAATAAGAAAGAGGTACCTGAAATGTGCGCTGATTCTGCACCCCGATAAG cttgATGCacagcagaaggagaaattattttttaaaaggaagtTGGAGGCACGAGAGAGGGAGATGGCCaatgggggaggaaaaaaaaagtggaccaACAGTGGAGCGGGATGGACAAACAGTGGAGCGGAATGGACACACGGTGGAACGGAATGGCCGCACGGTGGAAAGTCAGGGGATCCCACCGCGAGCAGTTACCGCAACGGGAAGAAGagtcggaaaaaaaaaaatgcgcagcAAGAAGCGGCACTCAGGGAACagaacaatttaaaaaaaatcaaaaagcAGAATGAGGATTTTGTAAGAAGGCACTCCGCACACCCCGGTCAAAGAAACCACCAAAAGGGCGTGCGCGAGGGGGAAGACGCAGGCGAGAGGGACGAAAGGgacaaaaggggcaaaagaGGCCAAAGAGACGAAAGAGCCGAAAGGAACGAAAGAGCCGAAAGGAACGAAAGAGCCGAAAGGAACGAAAGAGCCGAAAGGAACGAAAGAGCCGAAAGAGACGAAAGGGACCGAGCAATCGAAATTTACTTGCACAATTACCCACACAACGTTGACCTGCTGCAAAGGTACATAGAGCAAAAAGAATTGTTAACCTTCTTCCtcgattttaattttcaaaaatactACCTGAACAAGAATGAGGAAGAGACGCAGAGTGAAAGGAAAGTTGGGTTGTTTTCCTTTAGTCATCGCAGCGAAGCCATTCGTGCATACttgcactttaaaaaaaatgggaaacatATTGACCGCAATTTTAAGCTGAGGCTGGCAGTGCCCTGCAAAGAAGGCGGAGAAGTGCGCTCTGAGGGGGAAGTGCGCTCGGAGGAGGAAGTGCGCTCGGAGGAGGAAGGGCTCCAGAAGGGGAGAGCCAACGAGACAGCGGAGAAGGACAACGTCGACAGGATGATGAACGAGATGGTAGATGAGCTGGACAGGATGTTTTCCTTCTGA
- a CDS encoding hypothetical protein (putative), with translation MFDEVHEDTVDKNIVKKIAILYDVFRRINEGNGAIIGSSNSDFVYTSDIKHALKYDDFVRVRFHIIPRERKNGILKLEQEEKNYHFIENMNHIVSNVYNPSSYDQFLSNRVEEDKDKLNCMMKCLNEIESAYIYRYRSDSNIKLTFEIFCHNFYTFLSYDYKKKSCVQNFRNKYDNVQVSNHFQLSTPQNMIHVNSIGTVMHPSTDPYERDTLEKLKPFILESLEMVKELHDTGDRRHPPFGGAQLDNDFFVKNTHYEDDMRRLIRMESAANEYRRLRAGLAKRLSG, from the coding sequence ATGTTCGACGAGGTGCACGAAGACACGGTGGACAAAAatatagtgaaaaaaattgccatcCTGTACGACGTGTTCAGGAGGATAAACGAAGGGAACGGAGCGATTATCGGGAGCAGCAACTCCGACTTTGTATACACAAGCGACATTAAACATGCATTAAAATACGACGACTTCGTACGTGTGAGGTTCCACATCATCccaagggaaagaaaaaatggaatccTCAAATTGGaacaggaggaaaaaaattatcactttattgaaaatatgaatCACATCGTTAGCAACGTTTATAACCCCTCCAGTTACGACCAATTTTTAAGTAACCGAGTGGAGGAAGACAAAGACAAATTAAATTGCATGATGAAGTGTTTGAACGAAATTGAGtctgcatatatatacagatATCGTAGTGACAGCAACATAAAATTGAcgtttgaaattttttgtcacaatttctacacatttttgtcgtatgattataaaaagaaatcgtGCGTACAAAATTTCCGTAACAAATATGACAATGTGCAAGTGAGCAACCATTTTCAATTATCCACTCCTCAGAATATGATTCACGTAAACTCGATCGGGACTGTGATGCACCCCTCCACTGACCCGTACGAGAGAGATACTTTGGAGAAACTGAAGCCCTTCATTTTGGAGTCCCTCGAGATGGTCAAGGAACTGCATGACACGGGGGATAGGAGAcaccccccctttgggggggCACAACTGGATAATGATTTCTTTGTTAAGAATACCCACTACGAGGATGATATGCGCCGCCTCATTCGCATGGAGAGCGCGGCCAACGAGTACAGGCGCTTGCGCGCGGGCCTGGCAAAGCGGTTGAGCGG
- a CDS encoding ribosomal protein (putative) encodes MLGKHRKRKINPPLYPVHPNEEKKKNLNNFITYKDLKIRWRNTSKNYRKKVTIARKWKNLHCLLPMNKHSCIFILHKNLPYTRFKGKEGVRAEGAESFSPQRSDAAPAGGAIKQIGDKREGAVPNGVATPQSGKMNNTQSRGRKAKNRNPTRVRHSGEEKEEEGKLDEPNQVSHPYEVDPVPQGASTFELNYHEVPPPDVQHLLRKGSEDLFCIFKSNFISEHKVTIGDIVQTEKLHRKKAGDIVYFGTVLLVGSQHFTIIGKPTVPYCTVKATVEQITLSKEILSFRYKKVRRSSRFLRIKHWITILKIDDIIIDTKQQVKDERKKPLQILDLWANRWLYEKELNFIKFNESGTAPLAEQIYDLVEHQPNTLHRRGLTDCYRFYPDPKVPHTY; translated from the exons ATGCTGGGGAAGCACCGGAAGAGGAAAATCAACCCCCCCCTCTACCCAGTCCACCCGaacgaggagaaaaaaaaaaacctgaataattttataacgtACAAGGATCTGAAGATACGCTGGAGAAACACATCCAaaaattacagaaaaaaagttaccatTGCgaggaagtggaagaacTTACATTGCCTCCTTCCGATGAATAAACAttcatgcatttttattttgcacaaaaatttgCCCTATACTCGTTTTAAAGGGAAGGAAGGAGTCCGTGCTGAGGGGGCAGAGAGCTTCTCTCCTCAGCGGAGTGATGCAGCCCCCGCGGGGGGGGCCATCAAACAG ATAGGCGACAAGCGCGAGGGGGCAGTTCCTAATGGGGTCGCCACCCCGCagagtggaaaaatgaataacacGCAAagcagggggaggaaggCCAAAAATCGGAATCCGACACGGGTGCGCCACTcaggggaggagaaggaggaggaaggtaAGCTAGATGAACCAAATCAAGTGAGTCACCCCTACGAGGTGGATCCCGTCCCCCAAGGAGCATCCACATTCGAGCTGAACTACCACGAGGTACCTCCCCCAGATGTGCAACACCTCCTCCGCAAAGGATCAGAAGAtctgttttgtattttcaAGTCAAATTTTATAAGTGAACATAAGGTAACAATTGGCGATATTGTACAGacagaaaaattacataGAAAGAAAGCAGGCGATATCGTATACTTCGGAACGGTCCTACTTGTGGGCTCTCAGCATTTTACAATTATTGGGAAACCCACAGTGCCCTACTGTACAGTGAAAGCTACAGTAGAGCAAATAACCCTAAGCAAAGAAATTTTGAGCTTCCGATATAAAAAGGTGAGAAGATCAAGTAGGTTCCTCCGAATCAAACACTGGATTACTATCCTCAAAATCGATGATATCATCATCGACACAAAGCAGCAAGTGAAAGATGAACGGAAGAAAcctcttcaaattttggACTTATGGGCAAATAGATGGCTATACGAAAAGGAGTTGAATTTTATTAAGTTTAACGAAAGTGGCACTGCCCCTTTGGCGGAACAGATTTACGATCTAGTTGAACACCAACCTAATACTTTACATCGGAGGGGACTTACCGACTGCTACCGCTTTTACCCTGACCCGAAGGTCCCCCACACGTATTAG
- a CDS encoding hypothetical protein (putative): MGVKFEFFRFFKLNYYAFYVKKEKLYTFLHTTTAYSLVGVTIYLGYSFFHMWNDAVHYSYKHYMRKEKQRKELYEKVRTARENGLIPKSEVDFSS, from the exons ATGGGGGTGAAGTTCGAGTTCTTCAGATTCTTCAAACTGAACTACTACGCCTTTTacgtgaagaaggaaaagcttTACACCTTTCTGCATACCACTACGGCGTATTCCCTCGTGGGGGTGACCATATATCTGG GATACTCCTTCTTTCACATGTGGAACGACGCGGTACATTACTCGTACAAGCACTACATGAGGAAGGAA AAACAACGCAAAGAACTGTACGAAAAAGTTAGGACCGCTCGGGAGAATGGTCTCATCCCGAAGAGCGAAGTTGATTTCTCGAGTTGA